The proteins below come from a single Chryseobacterium sp. MA9 genomic window:
- a CDS encoding argininosuccinate synthase codes for MKKKVILAFSGGLDTSYCAKYLSETLGYDVYAVTVNTGGFSKEEEKELERKALNLGVKEYKCVDAQEDYYNSCVKYLIFGNVLKNNTYPLSVSAERTIQAQEIAKYAIEVHADAIAHGSTGAGNDQVRFDLIFQVMCPNIEIITPIRDMALSREEEIEFLKGHGYEMEFQKAQYSVNKGLWGTSVGGKETLTSRNYLPEEAFPSQIKETQPSELEIEFKNGEVVAVNGESFEHSVYAIQKIEELASAYGIGRDIHVGDTIVGIKGRVGFEAAAASVIIKAHHLLEKHTLSKYQQMMKSQLSDWYGNWLHEALFLDPVMRNIESFLTDSQKTVSGKVFVTLHPYRFILNGIESDHDLMSDKFGSYGEANRAWTGDDVKGYTKIVSNSLNIYHQINQNIN; via the coding sequence ATGAAAAAGAAAGTCATCTTAGCGTTTAGCGGAGGTTTAGATACTTCCTACTGTGCTAAATATCTTAGTGAAACACTAGGATATGATGTATATGCAGTTACTGTAAATACCGGAGGTTTTTCAAAAGAAGAAGAAAAAGAGTTGGAGAGAAAAGCTTTAAACCTTGGGGTAAAAGAATACAAGTGTGTAGACGCTCAGGAAGATTATTATAATTCATGTGTGAAATACTTGATTTTCGGGAATGTATTGAAAAATAATACTTATCCTCTTTCTGTAAGTGCTGAGCGTACTATTCAGGCGCAGGAAATTGCAAAATATGCAATTGAGGTACATGCAGATGCTATTGCTCACGGAAGTACAGGAGCTGGAAACGATCAGGTTCGTTTTGATTTGATTTTCCAGGTAATGTGTCCGAATATTGAGATTATTACGCCAATCCGCGATATGGCTTTGTCCCGTGAAGAAGAAATCGAGTTTTTGAAAGGCCACGGTTATGAAATGGAATTCCAAAAAGCTCAATATTCCGTAAATAAAGGACTTTGGGGAACTTCAGTAGGAGGAAAAGAAACATTGACATCAAGAAATTATCTTCCGGAAGAAGCTTTTCCGTCTCAAATCAAAGAAACTCAGCCTTCAGAACTGGAGATCGAGTTTAAAAACGGAGAAGTAGTAGCAGTAAATGGAGAAAGCTTTGAGCATTCAGTATATGCTATTCAAAAAATAGAAGAATTGGCTTCAGCATATGGAATTGGCCGTGATATTCACGTAGGTGATACGATTGTGGGGATTAAAGGACGAGTAGGGTTTGAAGCTGCCGCCGCATCGGTAATCATCAAAGCACACCATTTATTAGAAAAGCATACCCTTTCAAAATATCAGCAAATGATGAAATCACAGCTATCCGATTGGTATGGAAACTGGCTTCATGAAGCACTTTTCTTAGATCCTGTCATGAGAAATATTGAATCTTTCCTTACGGATTCTCAGAAAACAGTAAGCGGAAAAGTATTTGTGACTCTTCATCCATACAGATTTATTCTTAATGGAATTGAATCTGATCATGACCTGATGTCTGATAAATTCGGAAGCTATGGAGAAGCCAACAGAGCATGGACGGGAGATGACGTGAAAGGTTATACAAAGATTGTAAGCAATTCTTTAAATATATACCACCAGATTAACCAAAATATCAATTAG
- a CDS encoding DUF6814 family protein, with protein sequence MNGLKKILGIVWIAIAVIVGYFGITVLGIPKITSGKQEDLVFGIIILFVLMPIISGGMAIFGYYALKGEYSDDKI encoded by the coding sequence ATGAACGGACTAAAAAAAATATTAGGCATTGTCTGGATTGCAATCGCGGTAATTGTAGGTTATTTCGGAATTACAGTATTGGGAATCCCGAAAATAACATCCGGAAAACAGGAAGATCTGGTTTTTGGTATCATTATTCTTTTTGTACTGATGCCGATTATCTCAGGCGGGATGGCCATTTTCGGTTACTATGCCTTAAAAGGAGAATATTCTGACGATAAAATTTAA
- a CDS encoding ATP-binding protein yields the protein MSSFALFFVVLFYLALLFLVAHLAEKKRSKIWINNPYIYALSLAVYCTAWTYYGSIGVAATSGLNYLPIYIGPIMIIPAWIYINTRIVRISRVNKISSLADFISLRYGNSRSLSAIITVVCLLAIVPYIGLQIKAISETFHLVTETPMSKDILTDNATFVVVLIALFSSYYGTRYVDASEKRLGIISAIALESFLKLFFIIILGLFVIYYAFDGFSDIYEKASKFEDFKEKNTFNGIEGAMNWMILCMISATAICILPRQFHTAIIENRQEKHIRTAIWFFPLYLLIFTVFIFPIAWGGRLIFDGQKVNPEFYSILIPQHFNNTLITVLVFLGGLSSCISMIIISAITLSIMLSNNLIIPYGLLGKLKSENEEKNTRSITNIRKFSIFALIIMAFAFYKYFILKTSLDSVGLISFVVIAQLAPAFFGALFWRRGSYKGAVTGLLAGLVICYFGLIIPQYYFSYNQEFKGIIREMYDAFGFFTIPYLGRIPQIFFWSMLINTSLFAIVSVSSKGNYRERNFAELYVDIDKYIQNHENAFIWRGTAYISDIQNILERFLGRNKTEQALRIFNLKYNIDSKTETADSRFIKFSENLLAGRIGTASAKILIEGVTKEDKISLKEVLNILEESKENISLNKKLTEQSVELQKLSDDLRTANESLIVKDRQKDDFLDSVAHELRTPITAIRSAGEILADDDDIPFDIKQEFLNNIITESDRLSEIINDILYLDKLQHGEISLHIQENNIIETYKKALNPLLHLIQQKNIHLSEVNLLNQFIFEYDEARMIQLFQNIWGNALKFTEEQGTIQTKLFEKDQQLTITIFNTGKHIPEEDLEMIFDKFYQSKNQNILKPTGSGLGLAISKKIVQAHGGSIKAENSGLGVTFTISIPEKTKKEITNEVEHH from the coding sequence ATGAGTAGTTTTGCCTTATTTTTTGTGGTTCTGTTTTATCTGGCTCTTCTATTCTTAGTTGCTCATCTGGCGGAAAAGAAAAGAAGTAAGATATGGATCAACAATCCCTACATCTATGCGTTGTCTCTTGCAGTATATTGTACTGCATGGACCTATTATGGAAGCATTGGCGTTGCTGCAACAAGCGGATTAAATTACCTGCCAATTTACATTGGCCCCATTATGATTATTCCGGCATGGATTTATATCAACACCCGGATTGTGAGAATTTCAAGGGTTAATAAAATAAGCAGTCTTGCTGATTTCATTTCATTAAGATACGGTAACAGCAGAAGTCTGAGTGCCATTATCACGGTGGTTTGTCTTCTTGCAATCGTTCCTTATATCGGACTGCAGATCAAAGCTATTTCTGAAACCTTCCATCTGGTAACTGAAACTCCAATGTCGAAAGATATTCTGACCGATAATGCGACCTTTGTGGTGGTTTTAATTGCCTTATTTTCCTCTTATTATGGAACCCGATATGTGGATGCTTCGGAAAAACGTCTGGGAATTATCTCAGCGATTGCTCTGGAAAGTTTTTTAAAGTTATTCTTTATTATTATTCTCGGACTTTTCGTGATTTATTACGCCTTCGATGGATTTTCAGATATTTATGAGAAGGCAAGCAAATTCGAAGATTTTAAAGAAAAAAATACATTCAACGGGATTGAAGGTGCTATGAACTGGATGATTCTCTGCATGATTTCTGCTACGGCGATCTGCATTTTACCGAGGCAGTTTCACACCGCGATTATTGAGAACAGACAGGAGAAACACATCAGAACAGCCATCTGGTTTTTCCCGCTTTACCTGTTGATCTTTACTGTTTTTATTTTCCCGATTGCCTGGGGAGGAAGATTGATTTTTGACGGACAGAAAGTAAATCCTGAGTTCTACTCTATTCTTATTCCGCAGCATTTTAATAATACCTTAATCACAGTGCTTGTTTTTCTTGGTGGACTGAGCTCATGTATTTCCATGATCATTATTTCTGCCATTACCCTCTCCATCATGCTTTCCAATAACCTCATCATTCCATATGGGTTGCTTGGAAAATTAAAATCTGAAAATGAAGAGAAAAATACAAGAAGTATTACCAATATCAGAAAATTCAGCATTTTCGCTCTGATTATCATGGCTTTTGCCTTCTATAAATATTTCATCCTGAAAACCTCACTGGACTCTGTAGGATTGATCTCATTTGTTGTCATTGCTCAACTGGCACCTGCATTCTTCGGAGCTTTATTCTGGAGAAGAGGAAGTTATAAAGGCGCCGTCACAGGACTTTTAGCGGGATTAGTGATCTGTTATTTCGGACTGATCATTCCACAGTATTATTTTTCGTACAACCAAGAGTTTAAAGGAATAATCAGGGAAATGTATGACGCTTTCGGCTTTTTCACCATTCCTTATTTGGGAAGAATTCCGCAGATCTTTTTCTGGTCGATGCTAATAAATACAAGCCTGTTTGCCATTGTTTCCGTAAGCTCTAAAGGGAATTACCGTGAAAGAAACTTTGCTGAGCTGTATGTAGATATTGACAAATACATTCAGAATCATGAAAATGCTTTTATCTGGCGCGGAACAGCTTATATTTCCGATATTCAGAATATTCTTGAACGTTTTTTAGGCAGAAATAAGACAGAGCAAGCACTCCGAATTTTTAATTTAAAATATAACATCGATTCCAAAACGGAAACAGCAGACTCAAGATTTATCAAATTCTCGGAAAACCTTTTAGCAGGAAGAATTGGGACAGCTTCAGCAAAAATACTGATCGAAGGGGTAACCAAAGAAGATAAAATATCTTTAAAAGAAGTTTTAAACATCCTTGAAGAATCAAAAGAAAACATCAGCTTAAATAAAAAACTTACCGAACAATCTGTGGAACTGCAGAAACTTTCTGATGACCTGAGAACCGCCAACGAAAGTCTGATTGTTAAAGATCGCCAAAAAGACGACTTCCTTGACTCTGTTGCCCACGAACTGAGAACTCCGATCACCGCTATCCGCTCTGCCGGAGAAATTTTAGCTGACGACGACGATATTCCTTTTGACATCAAACAGGAATTTTTAAACAATATCATCACAGAATCCGACAGATTGAGCGAAATCATCAACGATATTCTTTATCTGGACAAACTCCAGCACGGTGAAATTTCTTTACATATTCAGGAAAATAATATTATTGAAACTTATAAAAAAGCATTAAATCCGCTTCTTCACCTGATACAGCAGAAAAATATTCATTTAAGTGAAGTTAATCTTCTGAATCAGTTTATATTTGAATATGATGAAGCGAGAATGATTCAGCTGTTTCAGAATATTTGGGGAAATGCCTTAAAATTCACAGAAGAACAAGGAACAATCCAGACCAAATTATTTGAAAAAGATCAACAGTTGACCATTACCATTTTCAACACTGGGAAACACATTCCGGAAGAGGATCTGGAAATGATTTTTGACAAGTTTTATCAGTCAAAAAACCAAAACATTTTAAAACCTACAGGAAGCGGACTGGGACTGGCCATTTCCAAAAAAATTGTACAGGCACACGGAGGAAGTATAAAAGCAGAAAACAGCGGACTGGGTGTAACTTTCACCATAAGCATTCCCGAAAAAACTAAAAAAGAGATTACAAATGAAGTTGAACACCATTAA
- a CDS encoding GNAT family N-acetyltransferase encodes MNITIKAIPHPSEDKRAIDLIHRLNTSLITISGESGSKSANLDDFTQEKALFIIAVSDEKAIACGGFRPISPEICEVKRMFSLKKNMGLGGKILSALEIAAKQFDYKYIYLETRKKNENAVKFYLKKGYKVIENYGIYTGREEAICFSKELR; translated from the coding sequence ATGAACATCACAATTAAAGCAATTCCTCACCCCTCTGAAGATAAAAGAGCTATTGATCTAATCCATAGATTAAATACTTCTCTTATTACAATCTCTGGTGAGAGTGGAAGCAAAAGCGCAAACCTTGACGACTTTACTCAGGAGAAAGCTTTGTTTATAATTGCTGTAAGTGATGAAAAAGCTATTGCCTGCGGAGGTTTTCGCCCTATCTCACCGGAGATATGTGAAGTTAAACGCATGTTTTCTCTAAAGAAAAATATGGGACTAGGCGGAAAGATTCTCTCAGCATTAGAAATAGCGGCAAAACAATTTGACTACAAATACATTTACCTGGAAACCCGTAAAAAAAATGAGAATGCTGTAAAGTTTTATCTGAAAAAAGGATATAAGGTCATTGAAAATTATGGAATTTACACTGGACGTGAAGAAGCTATATGCTTCAGTAAAGAACTAAGATAA
- a CDS encoding porin, producing the protein MKKLLTFIGLALISSSVYSQGSPDYGNGLKINLNPDGDKFVRFILWDQLWLRNTSMNPGSMVGNEPTDNSWSIGNRRLRALAYAQVSKRYMILLHFGINNQTFINGGATGTSGTGGYGNGKKTQLFFHDAWNEYAVILPGEAGKFSLSLGAGLHYYMGLSRMTMASTLNFLTLDSPVFSWPLIDNSDQFARQLGLFAKGKYGKLEYRFSLNKPFATDLIPVNVTDPSKAVAVDNNGNPSFSKAGYVEYQFLDEESNTLPYKVGSYLGTKKVFNVGAGFYHQADGTRTSVNSNIEKHDITLFAVDAFADIPLGEAKNKMAVSAYAGYYNYNFGPNYVRNLGTMNIAASDPNFIGNKAIAGPGNLQPTIGTGNIIYAQAGLLLPSQAEKPKIRIQPFAAYTHKSFEAFDKSSSQFDVGANWFIDGHHAKITTQYSTRPVYTSPTESPSSKGEFIVQFQIYL; encoded by the coding sequence ATGAAGAAATTACTTACATTCATTGGATTGGCTTTAATCAGCAGTTCTGTATACTCACAAGGTTCTCCTGATTACGGCAATGGCTTAAAAATAAATCTCAATCCGGATGGTGATAAATTCGTCCGATTTATTTTATGGGACCAGCTTTGGCTGAGAAATACCTCTATGAATCCCGGAAGTATGGTAGGCAATGAACCCACAGACAACTCCTGGAGCATAGGAAACAGACGATTACGTGCTTTAGCGTATGCACAAGTCTCTAAAAGATACATGATCCTCCTTCATTTCGGAATCAACAACCAAACCTTCATCAATGGCGGGGCCACAGGTACTTCCGGCACCGGAGGTTACGGAAACGGAAAGAAAACCCAGTTATTTTTTCATGATGCCTGGAACGAATATGCAGTTATTTTACCTGGAGAAGCAGGAAAATTCAGTTTATCTTTAGGGGCAGGCCTTCATTACTACATGGGACTTTCCCGTATGACGATGGCTTCTACGCTTAACTTCCTTACATTAGATTCTCCCGTTTTTTCATGGCCTTTGATTGATAACTCGGACCAATTCGCAAGACAGCTGGGATTGTTTGCGAAAGGTAAATACGGAAAACTGGAATACCGTTTCAGCTTAAATAAACCTTTCGCTACAGATCTTATCCCTGTGAATGTGACAGATCCCTCAAAAGCTGTTGCGGTAGACAACAACGGAAATCCCAGTTTTTCAAAAGCAGGGTATGTGGAATATCAGTTTCTTGATGAGGAATCAAATACGCTTCCATATAAAGTGGGATCTTATCTGGGAACAAAGAAAGTCTTCAATGTAGGAGCCGGTTTCTATCATCAGGCAGACGGAACAAGAACTTCTGTGAACTCCAACATTGAGAAGCATGACATTACTCTTTTTGCGGTAGATGCTTTTGCAGATATTCCTTTGGGAGAAGCAAAAAACAAAATGGCAGTCTCTGCTTATGCAGGATATTATAACTACAATTTCGGGCCAAATTATGTAAGAAATCTTGGAACAATGAATATTGCAGCTTCAGATCCTAATTTTATCGGAAATAAAGCCATCGCAGGACCAGGAAATCTACAACCGACGATCGGGACAGGTAATATTATCTACGCACAGGCAGGTTTACTATTACCAAGCCAGGCAGAAAAGCCAAAAATCAGAATACAGCCTTTTGCAGCCTATACTCACAAAAGCTTTGAGGCTTTCGATAAATCATCCTCTCAGTTTGACGTTGGAGCCAATTGGTTTATAGACGGACATCATGCAAAAATCACTACACAATATTCAACGAGACCTGTTTATACAAGTCCTACGGAAAGTCCTTCTTCTAAAGGAGAATTTATTGTACAATTTCAGATCTACTTGTAA
- a CDS encoding helix-turn-helix domain-containing protein has product MENMCPKCNSTKVVKSGIINEKQRFHCKDCKYYFTVKKLGKQIDDYYVTKALQLYLEGLSYREIERIIGVSHVTISSWIKKYNITRPPHSEFHPVYKILKQNELIEYIAQEENIKNSGIIITQFADKYMLIKWERFKK; this is encoded by the coding sequence ATGGAAAATATGTGCCCTAAATGCAACAGTACCAAAGTAGTAAAAAGCGGTATCATCAATGAAAAACAACGCTTCCACTGTAAAGACTGCAAATATTATTTCACCGTTAAAAAGCTGGGAAAACAGATTGATGATTATTATGTCACCAAAGCACTTCAGCTGTATTTGGAAGGACTTAGCTATCGCGAAATTGAAAGAATTATCGGAGTTTCGCACGTTACTATAAGCTCATGGATTAAAAAATACAATATTACGAGACCTCCCCACTCCGAGTTCCATCCTGTTTATAAAATATTAAAACAGAATGAGCTCATTGAATATATCGCCCAGGAAGAAAACATTAAAAATTCGGGAATTATCATTACTCAGTTTGCTGATAAGTACATGCTGATTAAGTGGGAACGGTTTAAGAAGTAG
- a CDS encoding response regulator transcription factor → MKKIIIADDEHKILMSLEYSFKKNGYDVYIARDGTEVLEFLKTMVPDVILLDIMMPNLDGYSTLDLIKQDEKLKDTKVIFLSAKNNPRDIEKGLEMGADAYVTKPYSIKKLMQQIEEMF, encoded by the coding sequence ATGAAAAAGATAATCATTGCGGATGACGAACACAAAATATTAATGTCGTTAGAATACAGCTTTAAGAAAAACGGATACGATGTCTATATTGCCCGTGACGGAACAGAAGTCCTTGAATTTCTTAAAACAATGGTTCCCGATGTGATCCTTCTTGACATTATGATGCCTAATCTTGATGGATACAGCACTTTAGACCTTATTAAGCAGGATGAAAAACTAAAAGACACCAAAGTTATCTTTCTGAGTGCCAAAAACAATCCCAGAGATATTGAAAAGGGATTGGAAATGGGCGCTGATGCTTACGTAACTAAGCCCTATTCGATTAAAAAACTGATGCAGCAGATTGAGGAAATGTTTTAA
- a CDS encoding MFS transporter, whose amino-acid sequence MSENHHESYENMTDRQKNRTIWSVITASSLGTLIEWYDFYIFGSLAVVLATKFFPADNPTAAFLSTLATFAAGFVVRPFGALFFGRLGDIIGRKYTFLVTLLIMGFSTFLIGCIPSYKTIGFMAPVLVLILRLLQGLALGGEYGGAATYVAEYAQPHRRGYWTSWIQTTATAGLFISLIVILITKTTLSAEEFDTWGWRVPFWISILMVAVSYIIRKNMKESPLFAKAKSEGKTSKNPLKESFGNKYNFKFVLLALFGAAMGQGVIWYTGQFYAMSFLQKVMNVESAQVDSLMATALFLGTPFFVFFGWLSDKIGRKAVMMTGMLVAILAYRPIYDSMFKSVNLESKTVAANGITEKRTAKIHSDIATDSLVTFHKETLYTDGTLIKKDSVVHWSPAGVVMKDGKAEEAKVSQSLKLSDNTKWYLVFLVFIQVIFVTMVYGPIAAFLVEMFPVRIRYTSMSLPYHIGNGVFGGLLPAVATYLVTTGKEAGHATWYLEGLWYPIGVATVCLIIGLFYLKNKNNNLHD is encoded by the coding sequence ATGAGCGAAAATCATCACGAAAGCTACGAAAATATGACCGACAGGCAGAAAAACCGCACCATCTGGAGCGTCATCACTGCGTCATCACTCGGAACACTCATAGAATGGTATGACTTCTACATCTTCGGAAGTTTAGCCGTTGTTTTAGCAACCAAATTTTTCCCTGCTGATAATCCTACTGCTGCATTTTTATCCACTCTGGCTACTTTTGCTGCCGGATTTGTTGTAAGACCCTTCGGAGCTTTATTTTTCGGAAGACTGGGAGATATCATCGGAAGAAAATATACTTTCCTTGTTACTTTACTGATCATGGGATTTTCTACTTTCCTGATCGGCTGTATTCCAAGTTATAAAACCATTGGATTTATGGCTCCGGTTTTAGTTTTAATTTTAAGATTGCTTCAGGGCCTTGCTCTGGGAGGAGAATACGGAGGTGCCGCCACTTATGTTGCAGAATATGCCCAACCTCACCGAAGAGGCTACTGGACTTCATGGATTCAGACCACCGCAACAGCTGGGCTTTTCATTTCACTGATTGTGATTCTCATCACAAAAACTACGCTTTCTGCAGAAGAATTTGATACCTGGGGGTGGAGAGTTCCTTTCTGGATTTCCATTTTAATGGTAGCCGTTTCTTATATCATCAGAAAGAACATGAAAGAATCTCCACTTTTTGCTAAGGCTAAAAGCGAAGGAAAAACTTCTAAAAATCCTTTAAAAGAAAGCTTCGGGAATAAATACAATTTCAAGTTTGTATTATTGGCTTTATTCGGAGCTGCAATGGGACAAGGGGTAATCTGGTACACAGGTCAGTTCTATGCGATGAGTTTCCTTCAAAAGGTAATGAATGTGGAATCTGCACAGGTGGATTCATTGATGGCTACCGCTTTATTTTTAGGAACGCCTTTCTTTGTATTTTTCGGATGGCTGTCTGATAAAATCGGGCGAAAAGCTGTAATGATGACCGGAATGCTGGTTGCTATTTTAGCTTACAGACCTATTTATGACAGTATGTTCAAAAGTGTAAACCTTGAAAGTAAAACTGTTGCTGCTAATGGAATTACGGAAAAAAGAACTGCAAAAATCCATAGTGATATTGCGACAGACAGCCTGGTTACTTTTCACAAAGAAACTCTTTATACAGACGGAACTTTAATCAAAAAAGACAGTGTAGTTCACTGGTCACCTGCAGGGGTTGTTATGAAAGACGGAAAAGCGGAAGAAGCCAAAGTTTCTCAAAGTTTAAAGTTAAGTGATAACACCAAGTGGTATCTCGTCTTCCTTGTATTCATCCAGGTTATATTTGTAACTATGGTATACGGGCCTATCGCTGCTTTTCTTGTTGAAATGTTCCCTGTGAGAATCCGTTATACCTCAATGTCATTACCTTATCATATCGGAAACGGTGTATTCGGAGGTCTTCTTCCGGCAGTAGCAACCTATCTGGTAACCACCGGAAAAGAAGCGGGACATGCGACGTGGTATCTGGAAGGACTCTGGTATCCGATTGGAGTTGCCACAGTATGTTTGATCATCGGATTATTTTATCTTAAAAATAAGAATAATAATCTTCACGATTAG
- a CDS encoding GNAT family N-acetyltransferase — MEIEISSCEHLMYVSEIQQEMYDSAQRRGTGIAKRSIEYLSKKISEGNAVVATENGEWVGFCYIETWSHGKFVANSGLIVSPKFRNGGVATQIKQRVFQLSRDKYPDAKVFGLTTGLAVMKINSDLGYKPVIYSELTQDEEFWNGCKNCVNYEILMMKERKNCLCTAMLFVPENDKKKDEVVHNLPESKYDGMIQKKIDEFHVTINNNKKSPDEKESHLSV; from the coding sequence ATGGAAATAGAAATTTCCTCATGCGAACATCTAATGTATGTGAGTGAAATACAGCAGGAAATGTACGATTCTGCACAGCGCAGAGGAACGGGTATCGCAAAACGTTCTATAGAATATTTGAGCAAGAAGATTTCAGAAGGCAATGCTGTGGTAGCCACTGAAAACGGTGAGTGGGTAGGTTTCTGTTATATAGAGACCTGGTCACATGGGAAGTTCGTGGCTAATTCAGGGCTGATCGTGTCGCCGAAGTTCAGGAACGGAGGGGTAGCAACTCAAATCAAGCAGAGGGTTTTCCAATTATCTAGAGATAAATATCCAGATGCGAAGGTATTTGGATTAACAACAGGGTTGGCAGTGATGAAAATCAATAGCGATTTAGGCTATAAACCGGTAATCTATTCTGAACTTACTCAGGATGAGGAATTCTGGAACGGATGCAAGAACTGTGTGAACTATGAGATTTTAATGATGAAGGAACGTAAAAACTGTCTGTGTACAGCCATGTTATTTGTTCCTGAAAATGATAAAAAAAAAGATGAGGTAGTACATAATCTGCCTGAAAGTAAATATGATGGAATGATTCAAAAAAAAATTGATGAATTCCATGTGACCATTAATAATAATAAAAAAAGTCCAGATGAAAAAGAAAGTCATCTTAGCGTTTAG
- the argC gene encoding N-acetyl-gamma-glutamyl-phosphate reductase has protein sequence MKKTVGIIGANGYTGSELIRLLAFHPHVTLSFLYSRSNSGTRISDLYPDLTTVCEMVLTDKPEDADILFLCLPHKESQNWLTQNPVKDETLVIDLGNDFRLEGDFGNRDFIYGLPEINKKQLAGAKSIANPGCFATAIQLALLPLAEKGALSEVFTTGITGSTGAGQSLQATTHFTWRNDNVSAYKTLTHQHVDEILQQLISFNNKEVNLNFVPWRGDFARGIFTSSTMKTDFELEEIEQWYQDFYAEEPFVTVSSRAIDLKQVVNTNRCVIQIEKSGNVVVIHSAIDNLLKGASGQAVQNMNLAMNWEENAGLNLKPIAF, from the coding sequence ATGAAGAAAACAGTAGGAATAATTGGTGCCAACGGTTATACAGGAAGTGAGCTGATACGCTTACTGGCTTTTCATCCCCATGTGACATTGAGTTTTTTATATAGTCGTTCGAATTCGGGAACAAGAATTTCGGATCTGTACCCGGATTTAACGACAGTTTGTGAAATGGTTTTGACCGATAAACCTGAAGACGCAGACATTCTTTTTCTGTGTCTTCCCCATAAGGAAAGTCAAAACTGGTTAACTCAGAATCCTGTCAAAGATGAAACGCTGGTTATAGATCTTGGAAACGACTTCCGTTTAGAAGGGGATTTCGGAAACAGAGATTTTATCTACGGATTACCGGAAATCAATAAAAAACAACTGGCAGGTGCAAAAAGCATTGCGAACCCGGGATGTTTTGCAACAGCCATTCAATTGGCCTTATTGCCATTAGCAGAAAAAGGAGCATTAAGTGAAGTTTTTACTACAGGGATTACAGGTTCTACAGGAGCCGGACAGTCTTTGCAGGCGACAACTCATTTTACCTGGAGAAATGATAATGTATCAGCATATAAAACATTAACTCATCAGCATGTAGATGAGATTTTGCAGCAGCTGATTTCATTTAATAATAAAGAAGTAAACTTGAATTTTGTTCCATGGAGAGGAGATTTTGCAAGAGGAATTTTTACAAGTTCCACCATGAAGACGGATTTTGAGCTGGAGGAAATAGAACAATGGTATCAGGATTTTTATGCGGAGGAGCCTTTCGTTACGGTAAGTAGCAGGGCAATTGATTTAAAGCAGGTTGTCAATACCAATCGCTGTGTGATTCAGATAGAGAAGAGTGGAAATGTGGTAGTTATTCACTCAGCGATTGACAATTTGTTAAAAGGTGCTTCAGGACAGGCAGTCCAGAATATGAATCTGGCTATGAACTGGGAAGAAAATGCAGGATTAAACCTGAAACCGATAGCCTTTTAA